ATCATTGCCGAAATGATTAATGGAATACATCAGGTAATAGATACTGTTTCGTTTGATCACATAGGGCGCTTCGAAATAGTTAGATGGCTTATTATGCCCCCGCGTACCTGTCAGTGAGATCATATCGTTATTCAAGCGCTGAATGTTCATCGTGGTATTGCCCCAATACATGTAAGCCTGTCCATCGCTATCTATGAATACCATCGGGTCTATGGGGTCGGTACCATCACCCGTTGCCAATGCACTGCCTTTATCCACAAAAGGTCCGGTAGGGGTGGTACTCACAGCCACACCTACTTTTTTGGCGGCAGTAAAATAAAAGTAATAATTTCCGTTACGTGCTACTATAGCAGGCGCCCATCCATCCGTGTGCGCCCAGCTTACATTCGCGAGGTCCAGCACAATACCTTCATCCGTCCAGTTCAGCAGATCTGTGGATGAGTAGGCATGGAACTGGCTGGCGTTCGGCCCGCTGGCAGTGGGGTAAATGTAATACTTACCATTGGCGTAAATAATATCGGGATCAGCTGTTGCAACCGGCAGGATCGGGTTGCCGCTCATCAGGCCGATGGCGCTTAGCAGGCTGATATTACCTCTTAAAGTACCAGAAGGTAACGCTTCTGCTGGTGTGGTTTCTTTCTCTGCGCATCCCGCAAAAACTAATGCAATAATAAGTGTGGATAGTTGTTTTTTCATTGGGTTTACTTTTGGGTGAAGGGTTTATGATCGTGGAATAAGAAGTATCAGTGGCGGTAACTAAATATAAAATAGTTTCCCGGCCCCGCGGAAGCAGAGCGGCAAAATGAATCATTTCGACAAAGTATTGAGACGTTCTGACTACCTAGCCAGTGGGAAGAAGAGGGTTAACTATAATAAAGTGTTTATCATCATTTTTTTTCCTGTACACCATTTGTACATTCCCTAACCGCTTTTTATCAGGCGCAGTAAACATTACCGCCGTCCTTAATTTTATACTACCAATAAAAAAACCTGCGCCACCAGGGAGGTGACGCAGGCTCTTCCTGTTAAATCAAATCATTCAAAGTTACACCAGGTATCCATCATGCAACTGCAAACAGGTCCTGACAATGCGCATTCCGTAAAGTCAATGTCGGCGATGCAACGGAAATCGCCGCATGAGGCACTAAGTTGGGTTCTGCCACCATTTACAGCGCGGAGGCTGTTTCTGCTGAGGGTTCTGAAAAGTGTTTTCATACGTGTAAATTGGCTTGTTTAATAACCAATATCGTTAGCGCACATACTGCGCGTATAAATGCGGAGTTACAGGTTACAGATCATCCTGCGGCTGCAAGGCTATTTCGGAAGCCGCAAGAATAGGCACCAGGTGCATGAGGTCTTTCAGTACATAACTCTTCGGCATTCTGCGGCCGTTGATATAGAAAGTAGGCGTACCCTTGAGGCCGACCTCATTCATCCATTTACGATGCGCCATCAATTGGTCTTTTACATCCAGCGAAGTATTGTATTGCCAGCGCTTTCGCCATTTGTCCAGATTCATATACCTGAACCAGTCGGATAACATATGCGCCACCTCTTCCGGCGACTGCAAACCACGTGCACACTGGAAGATGGCCGTAACAGCTTCGGTAATGTTCTCTGCGCGATCTTCCATGCTCAGGAAGCGCACTTTCACAGATAGCTGGTCTTTATAGGTTTCACAGATCTCATCAAGCACCCCATGTGCGTACTGGCAGGGTCCGCAGAAAGGGTTGCAGGCTACCACTAATTCCAGTGCTGCATTAGGATTACCAAAATGCAGCTCATGCGGCATTGTAGTGGTATCTACTTCTTGCATACGTTCCCACTGGGCAATGAAGAGCAGGGGATCGCGTTTCCATTTGAGCAGGTCCTGAGCATGATTATCTTTCTCTGTACTGTCTTTCAAATGCGCTTTGATCGGCTGAATGGCAAGGCAAAGCATGGCTTGTACTACGAAAAAATATCCGATGGTAAGGGGCTCAAGCAGGGGAAAAGCAGCGTTAAAAAAGGCAAAGGCCAGGGCACTTTGCAGGCTGAGCACACCTACGATAACGAGGCAGAGGGCACACCACCTCTTCAACCTGAATTTCTGTATAACCAAGCTCGCGCCCGCTACAAGAATGAGCGGCATCGCAATCACCATTAGCATGGCCATGAGAGCAGGGTACCAGGCAGCAGCCACAAAAAACACAAACTGCGTCAGGAAATAGGAAAGTGCGAGATCGGCTACGGTAATGCTGCCATATACTTTGGCGAGCTTACTCCTGAGTACCGCTTTACAACCTGCCCTCCCGCCAACGGAGTTACAGACTTCGTTCACAATACCTATCTGCATACCCAGTTCCGTAGTAATGGTAAATACGCCGAAGGTAAGTCCGGTCAATGCCAGGATGCCCCATGTGAGCAATGCCAAACCCGGGTTGAAGTTAAAAGCCGTACCCACAGCCGCCAGTACCAGCAATCCGGCGATGATACCTATGGCGGTAAAAGCATGCTGCCGCTGCAGCAGTTTCGTATTTTCAGGTACTTTCCAAGCGGCTTTCCCGTCTGCAAATACAACTATGCCGCTCCAGTTATGGCGGAGCTTTTCATCGGATTCGAAGGTGGCGGGTTTATCTACCTGCATCAGGTAATCGTTGCCTCCCTGGTTTACATGCGCCAGCAGCGGATAATTGAAATCCATGATACTGGATCTGTCACTTTCGGTGGCACAATATTGCATACCGCCCATATCTAAAAAGTCAGTGAGCGAAACCAGCGAAGGATAATCAGGATGGGTTTGCAACTCTTTGGCAATGAACTGCCTGTGTGTTTTAATGCCAAGGCTTCGCAGCCAACGTCGTACAATGTCTTCAAAGACAAGTTGATGCTGTTTATTCATAAAGTGGAATTTGTAAAGGCCCCGCTCGCCTGCGGCAGCAATTAATATTTGTGAATCCTCTGGGTTTCCTGTATGTGTATATTTTACGTTTGTTCAAATTAAGAAACGCCACTGCAATAATATTGCAGTGAAAAAAGGCCAATTTGTGCTTAACACTCCTGTCGCTCCAAGCCAAATACATGATGAAAAACCCTCAAAATGACGCAATTTGACCAGATATTGAAACGTTTTGACTACCTCCCTAAGCCCTTTTTTTAAGAAATTCGCCCTTCGTCTCGTAATCATTAAAAACTGAACAAAAATGTTGGTCCATCGGCAATTCAGAATGGCTGTTATCCTTGTGTGTGGTTTCCTTCAGTCTGTAACCAGCTTCGCGCAGGAACAAAAAGCGCCCAGCTACCCGCTTATAACGCATACTCCCTATTTTAGTATCTGGAGCAATACAGATCAACTGAACGGATCTGTTACAAAACACTGGACAGGGGCAGATCATTCCCTGCTCGGCATTATTAAAGTAGATGATGCCTACTACCGTTTCCTCGGAAAAGAAACCGATGAGTTTACCACAGTGCTCCCAACAGCAGATGAAACGCCGTACCAGGTAGCGTATACATTCAGTAAACCGGAACAAGGCTGGAACGAACCGGCATTCAATGATGCAGCCTGGAAAACCGGCGAAGCACCTTTTTCAGATGACAGAAAAAAAGCAAAAACTTACTGGAACACGGATGATCTCTGGGTAAGAAGAACCTTTACGCTGAATAACCAGGTAAATTTTGACAAGCTCTTCCTGAGGATCAATCATGATGACAATATCGATATCTACCTGAATGGTAAAGCAATCTATCATAAACAAGGCTGGGTAAATAATTATACTTTCCTGGACCTGCAGGAACAACTGAAAGCTAACCTGAAAGCAGGTAAGAACGTACTCGCATTTCATGTACGCAATACTGCCGGCGGCCGCTTCCTGGATGCTGGTATTGTAAGAAAGATAGAAACGGCAGACAGCAAATTGATCAGGGTAGCAGCGCAAAAGGATGTTGACATAAAAGCCATGGCAACAAAATATCTTTTCAGCTGCGGAAAGGCAGACCTTGAACTGACCTTCACATCTCCTTTGCTGATAAAAGACCTTGACCTGTTAGCCACTCCCATATCTTATGTGAGCTACAAAGTAAAGTCCAACGATGGTAATAAACACCAGGTATCCGTTTTCTTAAGCGCAAGCACCGATATCGCAACCGATCAGCC
This DNA window, taken from Chitinophaga niabensis, encodes the following:
- a CDS encoding vitamin K epoxide reductase family protein, which gives rise to MNKQHQLVFEDIVRRWLRSLGIKTHRQFIAKELQTHPDYPSLVSLTDFLDMGGMQYCATESDRSSIMDFNYPLLAHVNQGGNDYLMQVDKPATFESDEKLRHNWSGIVVFADGKAAWKVPENTKLLQRQHAFTAIGIIAGLLVLAAVGTAFNFNPGLALLTWGILALTGLTFGVFTITTELGMQIGIVNEVCNSVGGRAGCKAVLRSKLAKVYGSITVADLALSYFLTQFVFFVAAAWYPALMAMLMVIAMPLILVAGASLVIQKFRLKRWCALCLVIVGVLSLQSALAFAFFNAAFPLLEPLTIGYFFVVQAMLCLAIQPIKAHLKDSTEKDNHAQDLLKWKRDPLLFIAQWERMQEVDTTTMPHELHFGNPNAALELVVACNPFCGPCQYAHGVLDEICETYKDQLSVKVRFLSMEDRAENITEAVTAIFQCARGLQSPEEVAHMLSDWFRYMNLDKWRKRWQYNTSLDVKDQLMAHRKWMNEVGLKGTPTFYINGRRMPKSYVLKDLMHLVPILAASEIALQPQDDL